One genomic window of Gossypium hirsutum isolate 1008001.06 chromosome D11, Gossypium_hirsutum_v2.1, whole genome shotgun sequence includes the following:
- the LOC107916665 gene encoding general transcription factor 3C polypeptide 6 produces the protein MEKNKDDDYGEEEDSEYVLLDLETVRGQIDIPPNAPYTLSGLDTMNPILIIDKKVKLIGEYEETIGTCFVFSEDEASPVVHEETGPSEANLFSGKYILDPNQAPRKQVKPVARLQKILKFRLLLDEDVQVETNSQNNSIL, from the exons ATGGAGAAAAACAAGGATGATGATTATGGAGAGGAAGAAGATTCAGAGTATGTATTACTTGATCTTGAAACTGTTCGTGGGCAGATTGACATCCCTCCAAATGCACCTTATACTCTTTCT GGTCTGGATACGATGAATCCAATATTAATCATAGACAAAAAAGTTAAGCTG ATCGGAGAATATGAAGAAACAATTGGGACTTGCTTTGTTTTCTCTGAAGATG AAGCTTCACCTGTAGTACATGAAGAGACAGGTCCATCAGAGGCAAATCTCTTCTCAGGCAAATATATACTAGATCCAAATCAAGCTCCGAGAAAGCAAGTAAAACCGGTCGCTCGACTTCAGAAGATTCTCAAGTTCAGATTGTTACTCGACGAGGATGTTCAAGTCGAAACAAATTcccaaaataattcaattttgtaA